The Hyphomicrobiales bacterium genomic sequence GCGCGAAACAACGCCTGCCCGTCTGTGCCACCATGCCCCGCATCAGCTGCGCGTTCAGGATGTGGCATCATACCCAAGACACGGCCATTGGCAGACAAGATGCCTGCAATATCGGCTTTAGCTCCATTCGGGTTCTCGGTGTAGGTGAAAGCAACACGATCTTCGCCTTGCAAACGCGCAATGGTCTCATCGTCGGCAAAATAGTTGCCATCGTGGTGCGCAATTGGAATATCGATCACATCATCAACATTGTAGCTTTCGGTAAACACATTGGCTGTCGTTTTCACCTTTAGACCAACGGTCTTGCAGATGTATTTCAGGCCTGCATTGCGCAGCAAAGCACCCGGTAAAATGCCGGTTTCCGTCAAAACTTGAAAACCGTTGCAGATACCCACGGCGTAACCGCCACGGTCTGTATGTGCTTTGATTTCATTGCAGATCGGGGAATTTGCAGCAATTGCGCCACAGCGCAGATAATCACCAAAAGAGAAACCGCCGGGCACGCCAACGATATCCACACCCTCAGGCAATTTGGTGTCTTTGTGCCAAACCATCGAAACTTTGGCACCCGCCGCCTCAAAGGCCACCGCTAGGTCACGGTCACAGTTCGATCCAGGAAAAACAACGACCGCAGCATGCATCAGAGCAACTCCACCTTGTAGGATTCAATCACAGTGTTCGCGAGCAGTTTCTCGCACATTTGTGCGACATCAGCTTCGGTTGAACCGTCGGCAAGGTCGAGTTCTACAACTTTTCCCTGACGCACGCCATTGACGCCATCAAAACCCATCGCACCCAAAGCGTGGCGCACGGCCTCACCTTGTGGATCCAACACGCCATTTTTCAACATCACATGTACACGAGCTTTCATAGTGCTCTCGCCCCTATCTTCATTTTCTAAAAAACGCCCTATCAACCAAAGATCAGTTGATAAGGGTTGGTTTCGTAATTGGAGTTGCGTTCTTTGGCAACACACCCAAACGACGCGCAACTTCAGTGTAAGCATCTGACAGGTTACCAAGGTCGCGGCGGAACACATCTTTGTCCAGCTTTTCACCCGTTTCGATATCCCACAAACGACAGCTGTCTGGGCTAATTTCGTCTGCAACGATCAAACGCTGAAAATCACCGTCATAAACACGGCCGATTTCGATCTTAAAGTCGATCAGTTTGATTCCGACAGCAAACATAACGCCTGACAAAAAGTCGTTAACCCGCAATGCAAGGCTTAGGATATCATCCATGTCTTGCTGGCTTGCCCAACCGAAAGCCGCGATGTGCTCTTCAGACACCAACGGATCGCCGAGGCTGTCATCTTTCAGGCAGTATTCCACGATTGGACGTGGCAATTGCTTGCCCTCTTCAATGCCGAGACGTTTTGACATCGTACCAGCTGCATAGTTGCGCACGATCACTTCGAGCGGCACAATTTCGCAGGACTTGCACAATTGCTCGCGCATGTTGAGGCGTTTGATAAAGTGGTTTGGCACGCCAATCTGCTTCAAACCGGTCATGAAATATTCGGATAGCATGTTGTTCAACACGCCTTTACCGTCAATGACATCTTTTTTCTGTGCGTTAAAAGCAGTCGCATCATCCTTAAAGTACTGGACGATCGTGTCGGGCTCTGGGCCTTCATACAAGATCTTTGCTTTGCCTTCGTAAATTTTGTTGCGCCGGGCCATGGGCGTCCTTTCAACTAATGGAAAGGGTCCGAGTCCCTCTCTGATGTCGCCCTCTTAAGGCAAGGACCCGAGCGTCGCAAGCTACGCAGCTCTCAAAGCTGGTATTGATCCCATTTCTCCCTCAGTCAAACGTCTCTCCCTCAGTCAAACGTCAAATTTAGACAAAATCACCGAAATTCACAGTCATTATTGCGTTTAGTTGGGCCAAAGGCTGTTCAGCCGTTAATTTCATAGTGATGCTTAGCGACTAACCTCGATCTTGGGTCAATTTGGGGAATAAGAATGCTAAACAAGGTTAAAGCCAAGTTTCGTTGCCAATTTTTCTTGCGTGCCGGGGTGCCGCTGGTGATCTTGAGTTGGTGTTTATCCGAGCTGTTGCCCCACCTCACACAAAACCTGCTCGCGAGTATCCCAAACCAAATCACTGGTATTCATTGGGTCAATTGGGGATTGGCGATTGCTTATTACTCTAATAAGCTTATGGACAGTGGGGCGTTATGACGGTGTCGCTCATCAACATTTCCAAACGC encodes the following:
- the purS gene encoding phosphoribosylformylglycinamidine synthase subunit PurS, which produces MKARVHVMLKNGVLDPQGEAVRHALGAMGFDGVNGVRQGKVVELDLADGSTEADVAQMCEKLLANTVIESYKVELL
- the purC gene encoding phosphoribosylaminoimidazolesuccinocarboxamide synthase gives rise to the protein MARRNKIYEGKAKILYEGPEPDTIVQYFKDDATAFNAQKKDVIDGKGVLNNMLSEYFMTGLKQIGVPNHFIKRLNMREQLCKSCEIVPLEVIVRNYAAGTMSKRLGIEEGKQLPRPIVEYCLKDDSLGDPLVSEEHIAAFGWASQQDMDDILSLALRVNDFLSGVMFAVGIKLIDFKIEIGRVYDGDFQRLIVADEISPDSCRLWDIETGEKLDKDVFRRDLGNLSDAYTEVARRLGVLPKNATPITKPTLIN
- the purQ gene encoding phosphoribosylformylglycinamidine synthase subunit PurQ encodes the protein MHAAVVVFPGSNCDRDLAVAFEAAGAKVSMVWHKDTKLPEGVDIVGVPGGFSFGDYLRCGAIAANSPICNEIKAHTDRGGYAVGICNGFQVLTETGILPGALLRNAGLKYICKTVGLKVKTTANVFTESYNVDDVIDIPIAHHDGNYFADDETIARLQGEDRVAFTYTENPNGAKADIAGILSANGRVLGMMPHPERAADAGHGGTDGQALFRALSGVLTPA